The stretch of DNA TGATGTTGATTCCTATGTGAATAGATTAGACTAAGATGCATAGGTAAGTACACATTTGAATCCCAAGAAGACAATTTTGTCTTCATCCTTCAGACACAACAAAGTGTTCCTTAAGCAACTGAGCACAGACTGGAATTATCTGAAAGTCTTGTTCCAAGATCCATCAGAGATACGAAAATCCCTGACCTATCATGTAATAATTCTCGTTAATATCATTCAAGCCTTTGTCACATCAATGTATTCATAGGTTATACAACAGAACATAAAACCAGTCAGGCTTCAATATTTGTAAGACAAAATTTTACAATCAATTAGCTGGTTGTTAACTCCACAGAGCTGCTGATTTTTCAAGAAAACTAAAAAAGTTGCTTACCAAGTAGTAGTATGCTCATAATATGGGAACATTTACATTTTGGAAGGTGCATGGTGGATAAATTCAAATCAATTGGCTGCTTCCAAGTAGCCAATTCAAAGTACTGAAGCATAAAACCTATAGGACTAATACTGCAGATTGAGTTTAGTTAAGAGTCTTGCTGCCAATTGAATCAGATAAGAAGCGGAACCTTGCTCTGGAGGTCAAATTGCACCCCTTAGTTGCAACAGCTTCTTAAAGGAGTGTGTCGAAGAAAGGGGAGTGCACAATTTGAGTTGAACACTATAATGTTCAGGTTCTAAGTGTATAAACCAATTCAACATAGACTCGAATTCTTTCTTGAGAAGAAAACAAATGTGGAACTTTAATTAATTATCATCCAAAATAACCGGGACAGACCAATTCTAACTTGGTCGCTGTAATAGAATCGAAGTTTGTCTATAGAAAAACAATGCCGAACAAAGGGATTGACCCTTATCGAGAAACTTGGTAATGTATTAATCAAACAAAATCTGATTCGGAGATGAACAAACTGAAGTGGAATGAATGGGAAGGGGAACGAGTACCCTGGACACATCTCGGTTGAGTTTCTTGATGGTGTTGGATAGCGTCGCGTTCTCGTTCAAGAGCGTCTCCTGAGAAGGGCGAAGGGCATGAGAAAAGAGCCGATGGACCAACGGTGGGGTTCGCAAAGGAGCATTAGAAGAAGAGGCGTCGGACCTTTTCGTCCTGGGCGCGGCCGAGCCGGTCGGAGACGTCGCCGAGGGAGGCGTCGAGGTCCTCGAGCTTGGCGCGCAACTCGGCGACGATGTCGTCCCGCTCGGAAAGACGGAGGCGGAGGGCGGAGACCTCGGACTCGAGGGCGGAGATGCGGGTGGCGAGGGCGATCGAGGTGATCTTCCGCGCCACGTCCAGCTGCTCGAAGGGGTCGGTGGGCAGCGCCGACAACACCGCCTCAGGCAGATCGAATTCGGGCGGCCCCCCACCCGATGCCTCCGCCATCTGCCTCCCCCTCGGCCTTCTTGCTCACCCCAACACTCCTCCCCCTCTTTGTTGGATTCCTCTGATTACTTCCGTTAAGATGGGCCGAGACACCAACAAATCATCGGCGCGGTTATTAGAGCTAGAAATGGgatggaggagaaggaggaggagaacgatgTGTGGGTATACGAATGATTTGGTCACAAGGCAGTGGGTGGCAGAGAAGGCACGGATTGGTATGATGAGATAAGGTGAAGGAAGGAATGTGTGGTTGATGATCAAATATATCTGATGATCTAAAGCGCGACAATTACAGGGGGAGTCCTCCGTGAGCACGAACTCATCATCCTTCATTAATCGAGGTCATAAATCTATCATGAAGGAAATTTATAAgcattaaaatccaattattggtaTGCATGATAGATAATATTCAACCAACTTGGTCAAACTATTATCTACTTCGATTTTGACAATTATGTTCGATCGTTTCATGTCACATGTGCAAAGATTATAATTGAATGACCATCTAAATAATTCAGCCGCAATGTATTTGCTTATACACACAATCTTGACATTTATACATGCCGAGAAAAGTTAGAGAAATTATAAGAAATACTTTTTGCTGTTTCTGTTTCCTTCCTCACAACACACACACAGTCACGACCGAGACCTAAAAAGTATGAACAATTCAATGGCGGAAGGAAATCCCACCGCTGCATCTAATGATCATCGAGTCCCCCATGAAGCCCCTCTTCAACGCCTCTCACTTGTCTtcttccccctctctctctctacttgcaGGTCTTCTCCCTGCACACTATGTTGGTATGTTGAGGTCACTTCTCACGAACTTTTTATGGGTCCTCCTCTTGCACCCATCGGAGTATCCTATCTCTGTGTCTCCTCGTCATTGCCTTTGTCTTCTTCACCTTGTAGAATCTAGACCTTGTCTCTTCTCACCTCGCCAGACCGCCTTACTCTTCTAAGGTGGGTAACGAAGACCTGTAGAGGTCGTAGGGTGCCCAAAGGTAGTCCACAGCACAAGGCTTTCTGGAGTCCAGCCTCAACCAAGGCTTTCCTTTGCCACTCCAATGGAGAAGGCTGATAGGCCCTGGGTGAAGGCTCCTGCACTTGCCTTCGATGTTGTCTCCGCCCAGGCCGTGCTGGTTCCATCTGTGATCCACTGCCTTGATGTTTCCGGCCAGTACCAGGAGGAATGGTGGCAGAGAACCCAAGTGGTAGATCCGCTTCTGCTTCTGCACCGCCATCCAGTCTTCCACCATCTTGGTGTAGCCACCCGACCTCCACTTCTCGACGTCCATGACCATCACCCCGGTGTTGAAGTAGCAGGGCTGTCGGCCGACGAACGTGCTGGAGAGCGTGGCGTCCGACCAGAAGGCGTCGGTGAAGTACTTGGTGAAGTTGGCGTGGCAGTACTCCGGCGCCGCCACCACATGGTCTCCGAGCTCCACCTCCCACAGGTGGCGGATGTCGTCGACGACGATGATGTCGGAGTCGAGGTAGATGACGCGGCGGACCTCAGGAGGGAGGATGTCAGCGAGGTAGATGCGCGCGTAGTTGAGCGGCTGGTCGAGGGCATGGCGGATGGAGCGGGAAATGCGGCCGCGCACGCGGGCGGAGTCGAAGCGGTACACGCGGAAGTCGAGGTAAGGGAAGGCGGAGCGGATGCTGGCGAGGACTTCGGCCTCGAGCCGGGCGGCGAGGAAGTGGAAGGTGACACTCTCGGGGCACGAGGTGTGCTGGAGGATGGAGAGG from Musa acuminata AAA Group cultivar baxijiao chromosome BXJ2-11, Cavendish_Baxijiao_AAA, whole genome shotgun sequence encodes:
- the LOC135627213 gene encoding probable galacturonosyltransferase-like 4 is translated as MASYLRRHGLLSFVLLVVAADCATSASSIRIDVIRRPSSTTSSIPAFREAPAFRNGDECASPSAAGRVEIAMTLDANYLRGTMAAVLSILQHTSCPESVTFHFLAARLEAEVLASIRSAFPYLDFRVYRFDSARVRGRISRSIRHALDQPLNYARIYLADILPPEVRRVIYLDSDIIVVDDIRHLWEVELGDHVVAAPEYCHANFTKYFTDAFWSDATLSSTFVGRQPCYFNTGVMVMDVEKWRSGGYTKMVEDWMAVQKQKRIYHLGSLPPFLLVLAGNIKAVDHRWNQHGLGGDNIEGKCRSLHPGPISLLHWSGKGKPWLRLDSRKPCAVDYLWAPYDLYRSSLPTLEE